Part of the Panicum virgatum strain AP13 chromosome 4N, P.virgatum_v5, whole genome shotgun sequence genome is shown below.
AATGTTACGATATGCATCTTATCTAAACCTTTTCAGTTATTCAGTATTCTGAATGTCGCGGTGGTGTGGCGCCCACTTGTCCTGGCGCTAGATGCGTCGCGATGGCCTCCGGACGCCAGGTTGCTGCCGGCTCCCCCAAGCTGCGTCCTGATGGCCTCCAGATGCCAGGTCGCCGCCGGCTCCCCCACGCATGAAGCCTCCGGCGTGGCGGCGTCCAGGCGcacgcacaaaaaaaaaacagagatcgATCCCTAGAGAGCTGACATGGACTATTTTGAATATGAAGAGTCTGATTTTTGGAGTGACTGTTGGTTTCCCCATCATTGAGGAAgacttctatttttttagaatcCTTCTCACTCTAAATTTAGCTAATACTTTACAtagtctcttggagttgctcttacagAGCCATCTCCATTCTCCCCGGCTGCCTTGCCGCTGTGCCGCAGACTCGCAGAGAGAAGGAAAGCGTGGAATCATCGAGGGGGAAAGCGAGGGAGGATGGAGGCGGCGTGGGCGTGCGCGGTGGATCGAGCCGCCGACATGGCCGACTCCGCCAGGCGTTTCTTCCTCTCCTTGCGCCGCCctcagcagccgccgccgccgccgccgcctcccagccCCAATCCCGTAAGCGAACTCACACCCTTCTCTTTACGCAGTTTAATCACGAATGCATCTGCAAAGGCCTAAGCCAGAACTTTCCCCTTTTCATGGGAGCTGAGGGGTCCCGTTGTTAGGTTTTTGGGTTTCTTTTGCCAGATGAATTAGGCACGCAAAATGGTAGTCATGGTCCATGAACTGCGCCGCTTCGTCTGTTGTGTTCTAGAGAATTAGTTTGCTATCTTTAAGGGCAGTAAAGGGGTCCATACTTCATGTTTGGAACGGCTGCCTTGAGTGCCAGTTTACACATCATAGCCGCAGTCAGGTAATTTAATCGAGTTCTGAATTTTGATTGTACTCCCCTTAACAATGAGGCTGCACAGCTGCCCTAGGTCACCTGTGATACAAATGATTTTTGCTGGCAATTCATGTTTTCTTCAATCAGAAGTTCCACAaggatacacacacacacactaggaGTGTTTGCTGTTGTTTTCATAAAATAACTGAATTGCATCAGTAAGAAGAAGGCAAGAAGCGACACTCACTCTTAATAACTGTTCTAATTCTGACAATCAGTTTCCAGCTTTTGGATCAGGGGTGAACTTAATGTTCAATTGTGGGCTCTGCTTTTGTTTTTGATTGGCATGTCCTTTGGAACCTCCTATTCATATGCCTTCCATTCTTTCTTTACTTCAGGCGGTAGATATCTTGAAGCGTCTGCAGAGACAAGCATTCTATGACATCATGCAGCTGAGGGAGAGACAAGAGAAGGTTGAGAGAGTGCTTTCGTTGTTCAAAGCTTCCAAAGTTGGTCCATTTGCAGAAGAAAGCACTCAGGTCAAGGGTGTTATCAATGTTGCTGGATCACTGTCAAGAGAAAGTTCAGAAGCAGAATCTGGTATTAGTTCACGGTTTGTGTTTCAGACCACTGTGCGGAAGAAGGATTCCCTCTTTGCAGAGCTCGTCACTGATCATAGATACATGTCTCAAGAAAATGATCAAATTGGGAGCCCTCTTGTATTGTCAAAGGTGTTGTACTTGTCAAACATCAATGACTCTTTGTTTGTTGCTGCTGTACCAATAGGTGCGAAGTGTGATGATTTTTCAGACGATCCAAATCTCCGAGAGGTAATTTCTTCAGACAAGCAGTGATGCCTTCAGTGCTATCCTTTTGCCTGCTAATGTATAAGGTAACAGTTTGCTTGACAGGAACATTGGCTGGCCAGCTTGCGTTCTTCGTTGAGGCCACCTTTGCTGATTAAAAGTCACAAATATGCTGGTGGCCTAATACTAAGGTCGAAGAATGTTGCTGTTTCTCTTGCTGAATTGGTTTCAGTAGCTGGGAAGCCACAAAGTGCTGGTGATGCTAGCAGAGTTTTCACAGAATTTGGGCAATTTTCATATCAGATACCTGATGACATAAAATTGACCTTATCTGCTGCCTGGCATGGACCAAGTGTGTTTCCTCAAAAGAGGAAACCGACTGCTGGAGGTTGcattgatgttgagctgaaAATCGATGAGGACTCCAGGATCGGGGCTTGGATTGAGATCAACAGGAAGTTGAACACACGGTTACTGAGATGGGCTCTCACACTATCAGATACACCGGAGAGTGACCTCGGATGGGGTTTGATCTTGCGGAAAGGGACTGAAGCCAAACCACAACGGTTTCAGGTGGAGGGTTTTCTGAATCTGCATCTCGGCAAGAAGGCTGCTGTGCAACCTGGTATCGTGTTCAACGTGGATGGGAGGAGATGCACTCCTGCTCTTGTATTCCACTCAACTTGGTCCTTGTGATTCTGGTGTAGGAACTTTTGGTAGATCCTAGAATGCTGAAGGAATTGTATGTATCATGTGGAAGACCAGCAATTCATTTGCAAGTGTATGATGCATTGCAGTGATTATTTAGAAGTGTGTTATTATCTTATATAATTGTTGTTGTTTCGATATCCCTATACCTTTGCGTAGAGCGTTCCAGTCTTCCAGATCTGACGGACCATGATTCTTCTATTTGCAAGCAATATTTCTATTTCGCGTGTTAAATCACAATACGAAATACGAAAGTGTGATTGGCCGTATGATTTCACCAACACCACAAATCAGATCTGTTACATTCCACGGTTCTTTTACAAGTGTGATCGTCTGAATTTGCACAGAACTCCCTATGTTCAGCCGCAAGACAATCTACAGAAAAATACAGGATCTCATCTGAATCTGATtaaacaagaaaaagaaaagaaaaatcagtGTTTTAATTTGCATATCCACAAAAGAATCAAAGACCAAATATTTTTCCAGCCTAGCCTGCCGGCGAAGTCCTTTTTACAGCAGGGAGTTCCACAGAGCTGAGGTCTGCAGGATATGGAGTCCACAGCCCTAATCCTCCTCTACTCTCCTTCAAACCCTTCTTCACAATCTCATCAATTGTTTTGGCCCATTCAACTTTCGATGAGTGCTCTCTTGTGTGTTTGTGCAAGATGAACAGCGAATTGTACTCACAGTTCGGGAACATGAAGAACTTAAGAGCATCCCCGAGCCTATGCACCACGTAGCCAAAGCTGATCTGATCACGTGGTGTGAAAAGATTGACCTCGTTGAACCAGAGGCAGCTGAACAAATCAGTCATTGTCGTGTGCTCCCGGATCAGCACTGCACCCTCTGGCACATCTGCAAGTTAAAAATTGTCTTATCAGCACTGATGCTGTAGAACAATGAACCAGTTATTTCAGAAACTACTCAAATTTAGCTTAAGCAACGAGAACAGTTACAAGACTATCATACAAGACAAATGTAAAGAACTCTCTAGGCATATGTGATTTTTCACTCACCACTAGGTATCTTTTTCTTTGGGCTCCACGGCTCCATCCCCTCATAATAGTACATCTTCATCTGAAGATCAACCAAAGGACGTGCATACCGCTTCCTCCGTTTTATTGCATCCCCCTCTTCATAGATGCTCCTATGATGCTTATGGACAGCTACTGCAAATGTGTATTTTCCACGCCAGAGATATCTGCAAAGATTTTTCTGTTTCAGATCATGGACCAAGCAATATGATGTGGCTGAGGTTATAGAAAGCTGACCTCTCGAGAATAAGCAGTGGATCAACTATGAGCTCCATTTTCCCATCAATCCAAATGCTATACCAAGCTTGAGCAAATAGTCTGTGTGTTAAAATCTTTGGAATTTTTCCATTCCTTCTAGGTTCATCAAATGGAAGGCGGTGAACAGTTATAAGTCGCCATATACCAACCCATTTTCCTCCAGCATTGTCAATCTTGACAGTCGTGTTCTTTTCAATAAAATCAAGAGATACTTCATCTACCACCATCAGGAAGCAGAACAACTTCTGAGACCGACGACTAATATTTGATGGCTGATGGGGAATGTCATAACCATCAAAAATACCAGAGGCAACCACAAATTTGCATTTCTGTATGTATTTGACATCAACACTATCCATATCTGCACCACTATGTTTCATAAATCCACAGTGCACCTGAGCATACACCACAAACCAAACACATGTAGCAGAGGATTCAGGCGAtgaggggaaaaaaagaaaagactgTAATAAGCTATCGTTAAGAGGAAATGTGCACTATTCTTTTGAAAGAATGGTGAAAATGCAGGTCCTATTTTATATATATGCCCAAGCAGGCAAGCACTTGAAAATTACAATAACTGGCTACCAACATTCCGCCTTCATTTAGGTTCTATTAGTGAATCATTTTCATCATCTGTGGATCTAGGAAAATATTAAGTTGATGATTGGCTCGTTGCAGTAGCAAGCAATTCTGTTAGTGAAATAGGGTAAATAAAGTTCAGGTAATTTGAATCTCGAGGATATTTCCAAGACAGTTCGCACATCGTGTGTACCTCATCAGTGTAGTTTTCGAGACGCCATGAATGCAAAACAACAAATGCATGGTGAGAGCATCAAAACACAAGAATGCACATGTAGTTTTCTCCATGGTGCAAAGAAACTTTCTCAGTGAAGATATAGTCCTAACAAAGGGACCATTACTTTGTCTTATGTGTCCTTTGTCTTTGATACCAGACCTATTCAGCATTCAATAAAATACACAAATGCTTAGTGCCGGATGCCCTCATATACGGAGTAGAAGGAGAATGCAGCTGATATTTCTCCCTATTATACATTTAGCCACTTATTGCCACTTACATGAAACAGTATAGTCTAGAAATTAAGAACCGAGAATACAAAGAAACATATATGGAGTACACATGTAGAAAAGGCAAGTAGTTACCTTCATGGTAGAATTAAGTTTAAAGCTTTCCTCCCTCTGTTTCCAGCTTTGACGTCCTCCGAACAGCGGTGAAGGATCTTTATCCTGTTTGTCAACATTAATATATGATAACTTCTTTACTATTGTGTTGGGAGTCCTCTTTGGAATGGCAACAGCACTTGGATCATCTGCAACAGGTATTTGGCAGCCTGGGGATTGAAGTAAAAAGTGAGGCTATGAAGTAGTCACAATTTAGTACCCGACAGAATTTTTGGAGGCACAAGGCTTACGGTGGAGTGGTTTTGATGAGAGCCTCATTGAGTCCAACACATCGAGAACTTTACTATCCTTTCTACAAAGAGCTGCAGGGATGCAAGGAATAGGAAAGTACCATGTCATGACAATGATAGGCAGTCAATGGAAGACCAGAATGCATTTAACTTCAGAGTAAATAGTGTGGAAAAAAATCAGAAGATGTAGAAACTGCATCATATTAGAGACTTGAGTAATTTAAGAACGTATTTAAGAACCGTATAATCCTGGTGTTCCCTGAACGGGTAACAGTTTTGAACATTAGCTGTAACTCGGAAGCAAGAAGCCTCAGGGCATTCCTGGTACTATTCGAGTTAGTTCCTAACCAACGTAAGC
Proteins encoded:
- the LOC120668854 gene encoding uncharacterized protein LOC120668854, with amino-acid sequence MEAAWACAVDRAADMADSARRFFLSLRRPQQPPPPPPPPSPNPAVDILKRLQRQAFYDIMQLRERQEKVERVLSLFKASKVGPFAEESTQVKGVINVAGSLSRESSEAESGISSRFVFQTTVRKKDSLFAELVTDHRYMSQENDQIGSPLVLSKVLYLSNINDSLFVAAVPIGAKCDDFSDDPNLREEHWLASLRSSLRPPLLIKSHKYAGGLILRSKNVAVSLAELVSVAGKPQSAGDASRVFTEFGQFSYQIPDDIKLTLSAAWHGPSVFPQKRKPTAGGCIDVELKIDEDSRIGAWIEINRKLNTRLLRWALTLSDTPESDLGWGLILRKGTEAKPQRFQVEGFLNLHLGKKAAVQPGIVFNVDGRRCTPALVFHSTWSL
- the LOC120668853 gene encoding probable hexosyltransferase MUCI70 is translated as MARRSRGGGGGEAALKADAAAMRLVWRRGVVRLVLVSAIAWAMLVLLALAFHLWSCSSSVAFLSALCRKDSKVLDVLDSMRLSSKPLHRCQIPVADDPSAVAIPKRTPNTIVKKLSYINVDKQDKDPSPLFGGRQSWKQREESFKLNSTMKVHCGFMKHSGADMDSVDVKYIQKCKFVVASGIFDGYDIPHQPSNISRRSQKLFCFLMVVDEVSLDFIEKNTTVKIDNAGGKWVGIWRLITVHRLPFDEPRRNGKIPKILTHRLFAQAWYSIWIDGKMELIVDPLLILERYLWRGKYTFAVAVHKHHRSIYEEGDAIKRRKRYARPLVDLQMKMYYYEGMEPWSPKKKIPSDVPEGAVLIREHTTMTDLFSCLWFNEVNLFTPRDQISFGYVVHRLGDALKFFMFPNCEYNSLFILHKHTREHSSKVEWAKTIDEIVKKGLKESRGGLGLWTPYPADLSSVELPAVKRTSPAG